The Papaver somniferum cultivar HN1 chromosome 6, ASM357369v1, whole genome shotgun sequence genome segment AATCAGAGTCAGTTTGTTCTGAAGGGTCATCTGCAAAGGCAGCAACATCACCAAGAAGTTTGAAGGTGATCCGTCGGGCTTGAAAAGCTCTTGGAAAATCGAAGTACATTGGTGTCCCGGCTCGAGCCATTGGCAACCGATATTCCCCAACAGTAACCATGTTATTTGACTCCTGAATTATTCACCAGAATCACCATAAAAAGGCACAATCAGATTTTATTGGTTATACTGCAAGTTCATGAATAGAGTTGGGAAATGTCTGTGGGAGGGAGGAGGGAGTGAGTGAGAGAGAGTTCAGTTCCAACTACCTGATACGCACAAACTTGGATAAACAGAATTGCCGGAAAGATGTGTCTGTCTTCTAGCCAAGTTAACGAATTATCCCAGATGTTCGCATCTGAAGATGGTGAATGGGTGATTCTAGGTTGTATTGCGCTGAAAGCGTCAATGCGGAATCCGGCTAATTCGGGCGAACCAAGTGACAGATATTGTTCCATGACGCAATCGTTATCGGTTAGCCTTTCAGCTTCAACAGGAACCTGAAACAGATACAAGTTAATGTGACCGATCTTActacaaaagtcatgaaaagaaactcttgagaaaaaaaagaacaagaatcttAATTTACCCTAAACCGGCTAAATTGTGGgcctctctccaaccaacttttCAATTTTATCTGATCAGAGCCTTGTTCTGGTGCAGGTACTTCTTTTGTAACAGAACTCCCAACTACTAGAAGTCTTCTGGCATGGAGGCATGGGTCACTCTGAACAGTCCCACCAAAAGAGTTACGTCGATGGTGTTCCGCGAAGGGGTTTTCATCCAGCGAAAGAAGATTAAAATCTCTCCCTAAATTAACAGAACCTGAACCAACACGTTGAAGACGTAGTGTTACCCAAATGATGCGGCACCGAACTGGATTCCGGAAAGTGAATCGAATATGCCTCGGAATAACATTCTGAGTATCAGATTGTTCTGGTCCGTAATATTCTGAAGAGGATTGAATCAGTGATTGGACCTCCCACTTTCCCATGCATGAACGCTCTTCCTTGTTTATCTTATTGCTGGCCCATATTTGCACCTGTACTAACAATAATGGAAGACTTAGGAAATATAAAGGTATTTGATGTGATAAAAAAAAAGGCTAGGaactatctttttttattttggaacagATAAAATCGGGGTCCATCAGGAACAAAATAGTTTGAGGGAAGGATATAGGAATAATATGATGATAAGCAGAAATAGTTATGAAGAACTGCTTACGGTGGGAGTGTCAGAAGTTGAATAGCCACGCGAACTGACAAGTAGGAGAACCCCTGATACATCAGAGACACTGCTAAGAACAACTGCAAATTCCACAAAAGAAACACTAGGTGGAGCTTTCCAATATGAATGCCCTGATCCTGAATCTAGTGGAGCAAGCAGTGACAGGGAGGGTGCAGAGTCCACAGCTGTTTCCACCTGTAATAACATGCAGTTAAGTAATATGTGATTATGTCAATAAAGGGCATCTTCTTGAGCTGGGTAATTACACCATTAAATTTAGCAATGGTAGGCTTCTGTGTTGCAAGTTTTAAGGAATATAACAGCTTAAACAAGGAATTGATGTCGCCAATTAATAAACGATTTAGTGACAAAATGAAAATCACTAGTTAAATGGCTAATCAAAATAGTACTGACATAAGCAATACTTATAAGCTAATTCTAAACTGAGGACAGAAATACTCATTATACCGTATGCAAGAAGCTGGCAGTTGGAAATTCTGCAAGTGACTCTTCTCCATTAAGTAACTTTCTCAAGTTCTTGAGAACTAGGACACTGTCAGAGGCTCTGTTTCTTTCAAGACGATATTCTTTTGACGGAAGTCCCATCACCTGGTATAGAGCTTTACGTGCTGCACTGTCTGCACGAGTACTTCTTCTCAGGCTAATCAAGGCCCTAACATAGTCCAGAATCAATGCATCTAGGATAACTTCATTGCAGCAAGATTTACAGATAATCCCATCTGGTCTAGCTGTACGATTACGACTACCATCACTTTGACCACTCAAAGAACCGTTATAACCTCCCACCTCCTTAGAGTTGGGGCTTGAAAGCAGGAGAGCTCCTTTTCCAGCACAGCAAACTTTGCACGCCTTTCTCTTACAGCGTGAACATGTTAGGATGGGAGGGGAAGTACCACCAGAAGAGATCAGGGAAGGAACTTGTACACATGGCTGAGTTACAGCACGAACAGCGCACAGCCCACCAGAGCATGTCTCTCCAATTCCACATATATTCCAGAAATCTATAATATCATCATCACTCGTATCAAGACCAATGGCAGCAGTAACTTTGTCTTCCAGAGCAGCCTGCCCAAGCAATGCAAGACTGTTTGCAATTTTGCATAACCTTCCCATGTATGAGTCATCAAGTAACCCGTTCGGATCTACAGTAGCAGGATCAGTGCCAATTGATAATAAAGTTCTATCTCTTTCAGCTGCAGAAAGATTCACCCTAAGCCGTTCAATTTCAAGTTTCATGGCTTCTTCAAAGTCGATCTTCCTTGCCTGCAGAGGATATTTTTTAGGAATGctgggttagttttttttttaaacctcTTTCAAGTTTCATGGCTTCTTCAAAGTCGGCTACCTACAAGCCCGGGTAGCTAGgcaaggaaagaaagaaaaatctcCCCCACCCGCATACAAGTGGGATTTGAACCCCAGACCATTTGGTACAACCACCAAGTGTCTGACCAACTCTTTTGTTGGATACTTACATGGAATGCTGAGTTAGTAGCTCAACTTGACTCTAACAAAACAAAATGAGAGAGAATTATGGCTAAACAATAAACTGGGATTTCAAGTCAGAAGCACATATgagttaaaaaaaaatactaatccAGCAATCAGTTAACTTCAATAAAAATTAGATGCACAAAAGTGGTACTAATGCAGGATGGAGTGAAGTACCATATGAGGACCAATCAGAGCTTTGAAGCAATCTGTATAATGCTGAACGCCAGTGTTGTCTTCAGATCTTCCATCTTGTGGCAAACTCGAGAACTTGGAATCTTCTAAATCGTTGAATTCTACTATAGGATTATCTAAGAAATCTAGCAAGTCCCCTCCACCAGACACAACATTTTCTGTTGAATACAGCATCTGTTGCTGAGAGATTGTATCAGAAACCCCAATGTCTCCAGTCAAGAGATCAAAAGTCAGGGAGGCAGGACTTGTAAGTTGGGCTGATGGCAGAACATTTTCACTAGACACAGAACTGCCAACAAATGGATTCGTCTCCGAACTACTTAGAAAAGGGTTTTCCTCCTCTTGACCTTGATGTTTATTGAGAAGCTCCGAGAATTTCTCACCAGGTCCTTCCTTGGTAAATATGCCTTTCCAGGGAAGAGACATTCCAAGTATCTCTATCTGTGAGAAGAAAACTACTGGGTTCAGTTCTCAAAAAAAAGTACAACTACCTAGAGCGGAAAGATATTTCAGCATAAGCTGCAGATAAACAAATTATAAATTAATTATATCTTGGTCGCTTTACCAACAATATACCATGGTAACAAATTATACAGCTGAAGAAGGGTgagaaggaacaaaaaatctgctTAACCACAGAGCTACTACTGTTGAAGAAATCAACTCTGTACCTCACCAATTGTTAAAGGAGTTTTTCCACGAACTGCAGGATAAAATGTAAGTGCCACCACACGAGTAAGAAAGTCCAACTCTCCCTCTAATTCCTCAAAATCATATAATAATGAAAGGCTACGTGTTTCTTGATGGCGGCGTGCACCCGCACCAGTGACTGCCATATCCTCAGGACTAACAGGGCCCGGCAAAGGTATCAAGAGGTTAGTCCCAGTTACACATTGTGGAATAGAACCCCCCTGCATAGAGCAGACAATTAACTATCAAAAAGTATAGTGCACCGCAAGTTCTCTTCCTGCTACAGATAGGAAGGTGAGGTAATTTCCAGCATAGAACTATCAACACTAAAGAAATTTAGAGAAAAAAGAAGCTATAAACACACCTCGAGAACAAGTTTGAGCCCGTCTAAATCACGTCCTGTCCTCACATCAACTGTTGCTGGAAAAGTTGAATCGTCTGCACCATGAGAAATTGTGAGAAGAAGCTGACAAACATGACAAGGCTCGGCAAGATAAACGAAAAGTTCAACCACATCTGCTGCCTGTGGACAAACCTGCAAAAACAAAAACGACAGACACACATACCTGTATTTTAGATCAACAATATCTAAATATGTAATGGATACATATAATTAATAAGAAGGCACACTCTCTAAACAAGTTGAAAAAATGAAATATAAGGTATCTAACCGAAAGGCAAGGGTCATAAGGGAAAGGGAAAGCCCAGATAAACCAAAAACAATTGCACAGAAGTCCTCAAATATTTAGCCTTAAAACTTCTGTCTCAGTATCAACACAACAAAACGTTTCAGAATCCCAACATGTACAGTAAGAAATCCTACAAAGTCAAGGGTTTCTTATCATTCTTGGACTGAGATCACTGTATGGTCCCACAGCACTAAAACCTTCCAATGAGGCTTCTTTTGTGAAAACAAATgataaaacaaacatattgatcATCTTTAGCCTGAGTTTTCATATCAAAAGGTTATTTCTAATAATAGTTTAGCAATCCTCAGATTGCAAGATTGCTTGGTAAATTTGACTGGTTCAAGACTTCAAGTACAGGGACCTTTTTTCTACGGAAGTCAAGAAAATAAGTACCCATATTAAATCCTTTTTCTTGAAACTCAGAAGG includes the following:
- the LOC113287963 gene encoding probable phosphoinositide phosphatase SAC9 isoform X3, which codes for MVFSAFQGHWSGTTLCCSLTECRIFGSSGQQEGLVALTARRSRLHPGTRYLARGLNGCFSTGNEVECEQLVWVPKRAGQSVPFNTYIWRRGTIPMWWGAELKMTVAEAEIYIAARDPYKGSSQYYQRLSTRYGTCNIGGNAGSSQNKKSMVPIVCINLLRSGTGKSECILVQHFEESINYIRSTGKLPSTRIHLVHYDWHASTKLKGEKQTIEGLWIHLKAPTISIGFCEGDYLPTRQRLKDCKGEIICTKDLEGAFCLRSHQNGVIRFNCADSLDRTNAASYFGALQVFVEQCRRLGVSLDSDIPLGYPSVNNYGGYVAPLPPGWEKRSDAVTGKAYYIDHNTRTTTWVHPCPDKPWKRFDMTFEEFKRSTILSPVSQLADLFLLAGDIHATLYTGSRAMHSEILSIFNEETGGKFKQFSVAQNVKISLQRRYKNTIVDSSRQKQLEMFLGMRLFKHLPSLAIHPLKVLSRPSACFLKPVTSVFPSSTNEANLLSFKKKDLIWVCPQAADVVELFVYLAEPCHVCQLLLTISHGADDSTFPATVDVRTGRDLDGLKLVLEGGSIPQCVTGTNLLIPLPGPVSPEDMAVTGAGARRHQETRSLSLLYDFEELEGELDFLTRVVALTFYPAVRGKTPLTIGEIEILGMSLPWKGIFTKEGPGEKFSELLNKHQGQEEENPFLSSSETNPFVGSSVSSENVLPSAQLTSPASLTFDLLTGDIGVSDTISQQQMLYSTENVVSGGGDLLDFLDNPIVEFNDLEDSKFSSLPQDGRSEDNTGVQHYTDCFKALIGPHMARKIDFEEAMKLEIERLRVNLSAAERDRTLLSIGTDPATVDPNGLLDDSYMGRLCKIANSLALLGQAALEDKVTAAIGLDTSDDDIIDFWNICGIGETCSGGLCAVRAVTQPCVQVPSLISSGGTSPPILTCSRCKRKACKVCCAGKGALLLSSPNSKEVGGYNGSLSGQSDGSRNRTARPDGIICKSCCNEVILDALILDYVRALISLRRSTRADSAARKALYQVMGLPSKEYRLERNRASDSVLVLKNLRKLLNGEESLAEFPTASFLHTVETAVDSAPSLSLLAPLDSGSGHSYWKAPPSVSFVEFAVVLSSVSDVSGVLLLVSSRGYSTSDTPTVQIWASNKINKEERSCMGKWEVQSLIQSSSEYYGPEQSDTQNVIPRHIRFTFRNPVRCRIIWVTLRLQRVGSGSVNLGRDFNLLSLDENPFAEHHRRNSFGGTVQSDPCLHARRLLVVGSSVTKEVPAPEQGSDQIKLKSWLERGPQFSRFRVPVEAERLTDNDCVMEQYLSLGSPELAGFRIDAFSAIQPRITHSPSSDANIWDNSLTWLEDRHIFPAILFIQVCAYQESNNMVTVGEYRLPMARAGTPMYFDFPRAFQARRITFKLLGDVAAFADDPSEQTDSDFRVPPLAAGLSLSNRIKLYYYADPYDLGKWASLSAI
- the LOC113287963 gene encoding probable phosphoinositide phosphatase SAC9 isoform X2: MESPVGRLRDSSVVVVTLDSSEVYIIVSLAVRSNTQVIYVDPTTGALCHRNKLGYDVFDSEEEALNFITNGSKWLCKSVTYARAILGYSALGSLGLLLVATKLTASIPNLPGGGCVYTVSESQWIKIQLLNPQPQGKGELKNVQELTDLDIDGKHYFCDTKDITRPFPSRMSLLKPDEEFVWNLWFSAPFKDIGLAQHCVVLLQGFAECRIFGSSGQQEGLVALTARRSRLHPGTRYLARGLNGCFSTGNEVECEQLVWVPKRAGQSVPFNTYIWRRGTIPMWWGAELKMTVAEAEIYIAARDPYKGSSQYYQRLSTRYGTCNIGGNAGSSQNKKSMVPIVCINLLRSGTGKSECILVQHFEESINYIRSTGKLPSTRIHLVHYDWHASTKLKGEKQTIEGLWIHLKAPTISIGFCEGDYLPTRQRLKDCKGEIICTKDLEGAFCLRSHQNGVIRFNCADSLDRTNAASYFGALQVFVEQCRRLGVSLDSDIPLGYPSVNNYGGYVAPLPPGWEKRSDAVTGKAYYIDHNTRTTTWVHPCPDKPWKRFDMTFEEFKRSTILSPVSQLADLFLLAGDIHATLYTGSRAMHSEILSIFNEETGGKFKQFSVAQNVKISLQRRYKNTIVDSSRQKQLEMFLGMRLFKHLPSLAIHPLKVCPQAADVVELFVYLAEPCHVCQLLLTISHGADDSTFPATVDVRTGRDLDGLKLVLEGGSIPQCVTGTNLLIPLPGPVSPEDMAVTGAGARRHQETRSLSLLYDFEELEGELDFLTRVVALTFYPAVRGKTPLTIGEIEILGMSLPWKGIFTKEGPGEKFSELLNKHQGQEEENPFLSSSETNPFVGSSVSSENVLPSAQLTSPASLTFDLLTGDIGVSDTISQQQMLYSTENVVSGGGDLLDFLDNPIVEFNDLEDSKFSSLPQDGRSEDNTGVQHYTDCFKALIGPHMARKIDFEEAMKLEIERLRVNLSAAERDRTLLSIGTDPATVDPNGLLDDSYMGRLCKIANSLALLGQAALEDKVTAAIGLDTSDDDIIDFWNICGIGETCSGGLCAVRAVTQPCVQVPSLISSGGTSPPILTCSRCKRKACKVCCAGKGALLLSSPNSKEVGGYNGSLSGQSDGSRNRTARPDGIICKSCCNEVILDALILDYVRALISLRRSTRADSAARKALYQVMGLPSKEYRLERNRASDSVLVLKNLRKLLNGEESLAEFPTASFLHTVETAVDSAPSLSLLAPLDSGSGHSYWKAPPSVSFVEFAVVLSSVSDVSGVLLLVSSRGYSTSDTPTVQIWASNKINKEERSCMGKWEVQSLIQSSSEYYGPEQSDTQNVIPRHIRFTFRNPVRCRIIWVTLRLQRVGSGSVNLGRDFNLLSLDENPFAEHHRRNSFGGTVQSDPCLHARRLLVVGSSVTKEVPAPEQGSDQIKLKSWLERGPQFSRFRVPVEAERLTDNDCVMEQYLSLGSPELAGFRIDAFSAIQPRITHSPSSDANIWDNSLTWLEDRHIFPAILFIQVCAYQESNNMVTVGEYRLPMARAGTPMYFDFPRAFQARRITFKLLGDVAAFADDPSEQTDSDFRVPPLAAGLSLSNRIKLYYYADPYDLGKWASLSAI
- the LOC113287963 gene encoding probable phosphoinositide phosphatase SAC9 isoform X1, with translation MESPVGRLRDSSVVVVTLDSSEVYIIVSLAVRSNTQVIYVDPTTGALCHRNKLGYDVFDSEEEALNFITNGSKWLCKSVTYARAILGYSALGSLGLLLVATKLTASIPNLPGGGCVYTVSESQWIKIQLLNPQPQGKGELKNVQELTDLDIDGKHYFCDTKDITRPFPSRMSLLKPDEEFVWNLWFSAPFKDIGLAQHCVVLLQGFAECRIFGSSGQQEGLVALTARRSRLHPGTRYLARGLNGCFSTGNEVECEQLVWVPKRAGQSVPFNTYIWRRGTIPMWWGAELKMTVAEAEIYIAARDPYKGSSQYYQRLSTRYGTCNIGGNAGSSQNKKSMVPIVCINLLRSGTGKSECILVQHFEESINYIRSTGKLPSTRIHLVHYDWHASTKLKGEKQTIEGLWIHLKAPTISIGFCEGDYLPTRQRLKDCKGEIICTKDLEGAFCLRSHQNGVIRFNCADSLDRTNAASYFGALQVFVEQCRRLGVSLDSDIPLGYPSVNNYGGYVAPLPPGWEKRSDAVTGKAYYIDHNTRTTTWVHPCPDKPWKRFDMTFEEFKRSTILSPVSQLADLFLLAGDIHATLYTGSRAMHSEILSIFNEETGGKFKQFSVAQNVKISLQRRYKNTIVDSSRQKQLEMFLGMRLFKHLPSLAIHPLKVLSRPSACFLKPVTSVFPSSTNEANLLSFKKKDLIWVCPQAADVVELFVYLAEPCHVCQLLLTISHGADDSTFPATVDVRTGRDLDGLKLVLEGGSIPQCVTGTNLLIPLPGPVSPEDMAVTGAGARRHQETRSLSLLYDFEELEGELDFLTRVVALTFYPAVRGKTPLTIGEIEILGMSLPWKGIFTKEGPGEKFSELLNKHQGQEEENPFLSSSETNPFVGSSVSSENVLPSAQLTSPASLTFDLLTGDIGVSDTISQQQMLYSTENVVSGGGDLLDFLDNPIVEFNDLEDSKFSSLPQDGRSEDNTGVQHYTDCFKALIGPHMARKIDFEEAMKLEIERLRVNLSAAERDRTLLSIGTDPATVDPNGLLDDSYMGRLCKIANSLALLGQAALEDKVTAAIGLDTSDDDIIDFWNICGIGETCSGGLCAVRAVTQPCVQVPSLISSGGTSPPILTCSRCKRKACKVCCAGKGALLLSSPNSKEVGGYNGSLSGQSDGSRNRTARPDGIICKSCCNEVILDALILDYVRALISLRRSTRADSAARKALYQVMGLPSKEYRLERNRASDSVLVLKNLRKLLNGEESLAEFPTASFLHTVETAVDSAPSLSLLAPLDSGSGHSYWKAPPSVSFVEFAVVLSSVSDVSGVLLLVSSRGYSTSDTPTVQIWASNKINKEERSCMGKWEVQSLIQSSSEYYGPEQSDTQNVIPRHIRFTFRNPVRCRIIWVTLRLQRVGSGSVNLGRDFNLLSLDENPFAEHHRRNSFGGTVQSDPCLHARRLLVVGSSVTKEVPAPEQGSDQIKLKSWLERGPQFSRFRVPVEAERLTDNDCVMEQYLSLGSPELAGFRIDAFSAIQPRITHSPSSDANIWDNSLTWLEDRHIFPAILFIQVCAYQESNNMVTVGEYRLPMARAGTPMYFDFPRAFQARRITFKLLGDVAAFADDPSEQTDSDFRVPPLAAGLSLSNRIKLYYYADPYDLGKWASLSAI